One stretch of Miscanthus floridulus cultivar M001 chromosome 18, ASM1932011v1, whole genome shotgun sequence DNA includes these proteins:
- the LOC136523198 gene encoding uncharacterized protein has product MVSDEWRNSAWNNEPGFKYVDSCMTSSQWWDDVKVVLDTIGPLYSVLRYVDGDEGTVAGIMPRLLSAIREMEDLFRYLRALEEAIERLAESVEDGVEAIRQIRTFISYERKFDGKLAKGAVGKMPAADWWELFGGDTPELQKFAIRIVSQPKIVDDDLCLEELLGRSKKRKILALQRANRRRKGKRVVEDEEEDFVETENGTDDSSPHGSPAYAESADSSSANDTDNEPEHRDGDTLGTHQQFEEQPEDDKKGTAGQI; this is encoded by the exons ATGGTCTCTGATGAGTGGAGGAACAGTGCTTGGAACAATGAGCCTGGCTTCAAGTATGTTGATAGCTGTATGACAAGTTCTCAGTGGTGGGATGATGTCAAGGTTGTCTTAGATACAATTGGCCCACTCTATTCAGTACTTCGCTATGTGGATGGAGATGAGGGGACAGTTGCTGGAATAATGCCAAGATTGTTGAGTGCCATTAGGGAGATGGAGGATCTATTTAG GTATTTGAGAGCTCTCGAAGAGGCAATTGAAAGGCTAGCTGAATCGGTCGAGGATGGGGTTGAAGCAATAAGACAAATTCGTACCTTTATATCCTATGAGAGAAAATTTGATGGAAAATTAGCAAAGGGTGCAGTAGGCAAAATGCCTGCAG CTGATTGGTGGGAATTATTTGGTGGTGATACACCAGAGCTGCAGAAGTTTGCCATTCGTATTGTTTCGCA GCCAAAAATTGTAGATGATGATCTTTGTCTTGAAGAATTGCTTGGTCGGTCAAAGAAGAGGAAAATTCTTGCTTTACAGAGGGCTAATAGGAGGAGAAAAGGTAAGAGGGTtgttgaagatgaagaagaagacttTGTAGAAACTGAAAACGGCACAGATGATAGCAGTCCTCATGGCAGCCCTGCTTATGCAGAATCTGCTGATAGTAGCTCAGCGAATGACACAGACAATGAACCAGAGCATAGGGATG GTGATACTCTGGGCACACACCAACAATTTGAAGAGCAACCAGAGGACGATAAGAAGGGGACCGCCGGACAAATTTAG
- the LOC136523199 gene encoding uncharacterized protein, whose protein sequence is MSFRISDPQNKLELFLQRCLLMWTAAPTPAAIGQVKDDNIFNVWNYGFSVGQGFRCGFCGATKRSGGATRLTQHLAGVPGDVAFCEKVPSDVKHAMWRKHKESKDRKKDLKRTKKRLENTLVSEMGGKRSIYVASDEEEQQTRLLMALSRQDNDLQQEVNMRQASYEHGSGSSSAPAASSGSCRRPPTVQPRIDSFVTSSSSVQPRIDTTLKEGVVEKLAQAWSKWFHANDIAGVKANCPYFRAAMRLTQELGTTSRLFSGSDIDGPCLDANYKSIEEAVEVFKRDWKKYGVTVMCDSWTGMTSMSIINFMVYCHGRIFFHKAINASEHIQNAEYLYTHIKKVVDDIGPENIVQLVIDNGANYKKACAKLIDEYPRIVWQPCAAHTINLMLKDIGKFSKVDDIVSSAKKMYQFPT, encoded by the exons ATGTCGTTCAGAATTTCAGATCCCCAAAACA AGCTGGAGCTGTTTCTCCAGCGGTGCTTATTGATGTGGACTGCAGCACCCACTCCTGCTGCCATAG GTCAAGTAAAAGATGACAACATATTCAATGTGTGGAATTATGGTTTTAGTGTTGGACAAGGATTTAGATGTGGGTTTTGTGGCGCTACCAAGAGATCTGGAGGTGCAACGAGACTAACACAGCATCTAGCTGGGGTGCCAGGTGATGTCGCTTTTTGCGAGAAGGTGCCAAGTGATGTGAAGCATGCTATGTGGAGAAAGCATAAAGAATCTAAGGATAGGAAGAAAGATTTAAAGAGGACCAAAAAGAGGTTGGAAAATACTCTTGTGAGTGAGATGGGTGGAAAAAGAAGTATTTATGTGGCAAGCGATGAGGAGGAGCAGCAGACGCGCTTGTTAATGGCATTATCAAGACAAGATAATGATTTGCAACAAGAAGTGAATATGAGGCAGGCCTCATATGAGCATGGATCTGGTAGTTCATCTGCCCCAGCAGCTAGTAGCGGATCATGCAGGAGACCTCCTACTGTACAGCCAAGGATTGACTCATTTGTTACATCTTCTAGTTCTGTCCAACCTAGGATTGACACCACCTTGAAggaaggagtggtggaaaaacTTGCACAAGCTTGGTCCAAATGGTTTCATGCAAATGACATTGCAGGGGTAAAAGCTAATTGTCCTTATTTTCGAGCAGCAATGAGGTTGACTCAAGAGTTAGGAACAACAAGTAGGTTGTTCAGTGGGAGTGACATCGATGGCCCATGTTTGGATGCTAACTATAAAAGCATTGAGGAGGCTGTTGAGGTCTTTAAAAGGGATTGGAAGAAATATGGTGTTACAGTCATGTGTGACTCATGGACAGGTATGACAAGCATGAGTATTATCAACTTCATGGTGTATTGCCATGGGCGCATATTCTTCCATAAGGCTATCAATGCAAGTGAGCACATCCAAAATGCAG AATATTTGTATACACACATTAAGAAAGTGGTAGATGACATTGGCCCTGAGAATATTGTGCAGCTTGTCATTGACAATGGGGCAAATTACAAGAAAGCATGTGCCAAGCTTATTGACGAGTACCCCCGTATTGTTTGGCAGCCATGTGCCGCTCATACAATCAACCTAATGTTGAAGGATATTGGTAAATTCTCTAAGGTTGATGATATTGTCTCCAGTGCCAAAAAAATGTACCAATTTCCTACATAG